From the genome of Eublepharis macularius isolate TG4126 chromosome 4, MPM_Emac_v1.0, whole genome shotgun sequence:
CTGCCTACATCACAGGGATGTCAGATGTTTATTTTGACTGAAGTGAAATGATTGGTGAAATGATTCCAATTTGAGGTGCTAAAACATAAACATATTAACTACTAATTGTGTTCCCTTTATACCAGTTTTTACTACAAAATTTCACTCAGGGCAAACCTATAATGCAGTGCAAATACCAAAGAGAGGGACATATCAAAGCACCATTTAAAATGGCAAAGATATCTACAAAATCACTTGACAAATCAAAGGAACCAATAAGTTTTGTATCCATGCTACATTACATACATGGGTAAAATGGCagtgttttgtttcagaaaggttcaTCCATTGGTACGAGAATGCAGTTGCCCAACTTCTAATTTTTAGGAACACCCTGTACTCATTGTCATCTATAATGAATTGATAAAAAAGAAAATCACATGAAAACAGCTTCAGCAGCCATTGCTCTTACAGTTGTGTAACATCTGAATCAGTTTTTGTACTTGGTATTCTGTGACTGAAACTAACCAAGATTTAACATAGTAGCACATGGTTTCATCTCTCAGATGCGGCTGGCCCTGTGTTATGTACATTCTACATAAAAACAAGGTCTGCTCCTAAATCCCCGAGATATTACTGATGGCTATCCATAAGCCTTAGTAAATGCTTCTTGTACTCCACAATTTATTAGCAAAAGCTGCTTTTCCACTTAGGAGTCTTCCCTTCTATCATGGACTTCATTCTTTCGCATTTCATTCCTTTCCAAAGAAAGCCGCTGAAGATCCTTCCTAATGTCAGGATGATCTTCTAGGTCTTCATATAGTGACCTAACAATGTCTAGTTTCCTGTAGTCAACTGGTTTCACCAAGGTACGGACAACTTGAAGACATCTCTCTTTTAGAGAGAACACTGCACAGAGATGGAAAAAATGAGCTTTTTAGTGGCTTGCAGAAGATACGCACCCTGAGTACATGTGTTAAGATGGATGGGCAGGACAACAattcttttaataaataaatattgaagcAGTGATGAGGAAAAAAGCTAAAATGATTGTTAACTTATTTTGAACCAttaggaagaaaaagagaaataacTGTGAAAAGAGAATTATGAATCAGCTTTGGTGACTACACAGCAATGAGGATCCTTATTGGAATCCATCATAATgaatacatatatacacaacttGCTTCCAGTCTCCTTCTTGGCTCAATACAAGGTGCTGATTTTGACCTTTCAAAAGCCCTCTGCAGTTTGAGTCCAAAATACCTTGAAGAATCGCCTTGTTCCAGTTGACTGTTTGCTAATGTGGTTTTTATGATGATGACTGATTGTTTTAACTGGTTTTATTTTTATGGCTGTTTTGAGTTACCTTGGCAACCTTGTATAATGTCAGAATGTGgcataaaaaacaaaacattttatttatttatttcatgtataccctgccttttccccaacgGAGACCTGTATGAAGCATCTACTGAGTCAGATTTATTATGACGATAGGTGGAAAATGATCTTCCCCTAGCACCTGCTTAGTCAAGatcctttaaatggagatgtcagggattaaACCTTGGACATTATACAAGCAAAGCCAGAGACCCTACCAATTCACATTTCTTCATATTCCACTTGAATATTATATGAAATCTCCCTTTGTAGGCTTTCATTATTCAGGGGTAAGTCTTAAGGACTGAATGTGAATGGCATGATGAACATCTAAAATGTTTGCTTTGGGTAAACAGGAGTATTATCCAAACAAGTTTAGATTACCATGAGACCACATAGCAAAATCTAAATAGATCAGAATATTTTTTCATTTACTAAGTAGTTACATGGCTTTAGTATTAAAGTATTCAAAACTTAgctaaaattaaattaataacttTATAAGCGATTTACCAACTATCACATTAATAAGACATTAAAATTTGTTATTACTAATGAATAAAgacattaaaataataacaacaaccgctcttctaggcagattagtatgccactcagagtggtgaacaaagtcagtgtcattattatccccacaatacagctggggagctggggctgagaggggtggctttgccaaggccacctgctgagctcatggctgtagtgggatttgaaccagcagtgtTGATTTGCACCTCAacaaccactatgctgcagcagcaaatAATAAAGATACTGAATTCTTGTTAGTTCAAATTCCCATCAAAACCTactgaaacctttaaaaaacaaaatttcagCTGCATTTTTTCACAACACAAAGGATTGAAGGCATTAATCTTGTCTATCTTGTAATAAACACCGACAACTTACCTGGTAATGTAATGTTGGCAAGTATGGGCCGTCCATTCATATTGCGCGTGGCCACAAACAGCTCTGCCTCATTGACCAGCAGACTATCATCTGTCCCTGCATCTCTGAACAGCCAAAGGTGttctaaaagcaaaataaaactaaATAGTAAAATGCCTGTTCACAATTATTGTGAACAGAGTATGTGACTATTAAAAAGTCACATTGCAGCCCACAAAATTACACAGAGGAAATGTAGGCAAATTTCCTATTTTGCTGGCTGTTGCACTGACACAGGAATACGCAGAATTGGGAGATAGTTTATGCCTTGGCAGTAGTGTGGGGATGCTATCTCCTCCTTATTAGAACTAAAAATATGACATGAGAAAAACCAAACATCACACTTTTATTTTGTAAGCAAATTTTTGTATTAagatagcctgcctgaggaatcAACATGAAATGTACAAGGCAAGGATGGGGAACTTTTCATCAGTGgagacagtgttttaaaagcaaacaacTCACTTTTAAAAACGAATGCCTGTTTCTGTTAGATGTAGTGTGGGTTCGGGATGTGCAGAGGGTCAATGTGGCTACTTACAGAAAGAAAGGCATTCTACGCTTGCTCAGAGATGCATATTTCCACTGCTGGGCCCCTGATACCACAAACAGCTCTCAAATGATACCGTGCATCCCAGTCAGCTTTGCAACTTTTACTGGAGGGGGGCAGTAGTTAATATTCACGTTCAAGAAGCTGAGCCTTCCTTCTCACCAGTATTTCCCTTAAAATATTACAGTCAAGAGTTGCAGCAGGTGCCCTCCTGTCCCCATCTTGGGGCACCCTGTCATTCACACAGTGATGACCCTTGGGCAGGCGTGTTCGGAAGTTCACTAACTGATGTCTTACAAGAGGCTTTTGAACATATACATcacaagcagaaattcaacaggcacCATAATACCACCCCTGCAGAAAACTTCACCTGTTGAACTTTAGCAGGGCATACCCAGGAACCCAGGCAAAGAGGTGGCAGCTCCAGTGCCCACACAAACGAAACTGTTTTCATTGGCGCCCAGAACCCAGCGACTCCCAACAGGCCATTCTGACCCGCATTCAGCACACGCACGCACCCCTTTGCCCTTCACCCTAAGGTTGCTCTTTACCCACCAGAGTAGCTGTGCATCCGGCGCCCTGTGCCCGGCTCCAGGCTCGGATAGGGGCGCGGTTCCCCCTCGAAGTCCAGCCAGATGGGGCTCACCAAGCGGGGGCTGCGGTTGCAGAAAATGACCTGACAAGGCTCTCGTGTGTTTACCGAGCGCAGCCCTCGCAAGGCTTCTTGGCCTGTCTCCTCTTCTTCTCCAGGTTCCTGCGGCATCTCGGGTAGCTTCGGCGCCGAAAAAGCCGAACCCCGAGCAGCAAAACAAGAAACCCTAAGAACTCGGATTCATGCAGGCAGCCATTACTTTGCGGGGAGACGCAGAACACATCACGCATGCGCTCCTCCCGGCGGCCATTGTTATGTGGGGATAGTGAGGAGCGCTTCTGCGGCTGCGTAGTTAGGATGCTGGTTGTGGCTTTGGGTGAGGGTGACAGGTGGAAAGAAATCGGAGCTTCGGCCAGCCTTTTAGCTGCCGCAAGCATCGcttactttttatttttctgtcaGGGGATTCATATATTTTATTGCAACTCACTCTTCCTCTAAGGAACTCAGGACAATTTAGGTGGTTCCCCTGCCCTCTCTCTATTTTAATCTCATAACCCAACAAACTTCATGGCAAagtcgggatttgaacctaggtttcccCTTTGCGGAAGGACGCGACAGAAATGCAAGAACATCCTCATATTAAATAGGCTGTAGTATACAAAAATGCCACTGTGTTTTGTAGAAATCCAGACTCATTATGGCAAAGTTTGAAAACACCTTTTCACTCAAGTCAGTTATTGGCTTGTGGAATTTACTGCTACAGGATAGCTATTAATTTAGCTGGATTTAATGGGGGAAGAGACACATTTATAGTCAGCAGGGCTATTAATGACCATTAGCTCCAATAACTAAACAGAACCTCCAGTTCAGAGATGGTAATATCAGAGTTGTGTGGAGGAACACCAGAGGGAGACTCACATGACTTCCTAGTAGGCATTCTGAGAGCATTTGACTGGCTACTGGATGAAACAGAAGGCTGGAATGGATGGAGTACTGTGATCCAGCATACAGCTGGTCTTCTGTTTTAATTGCAACCATATTCACTACATTGTGCTTAGGAATAATGTGCTTGGTTTTGTGTCCTATTGATTttacattttaatattgatataATTGGTGACCAACTTGTGgaatattatcaggagctaggcagagtgtGCATTACTCCAGTTCTGCAGTTActctattggctacccatcaattaccaggctcagttcaaggtattggttatcatatacaaagcgtctcatggccttggctcctcatatctgcaggaccacctttcTTTCTGTGCTcttccatgacagctttgctcatctgagcaggtaCTTCTGTCATTGCCTCCatgcaaataggcaaaatcaacaactgcttaTATATGCATATTCTCTGATGTGGCTCTCagtttatggaatggcttgcctgatgaggttaggaaggctttctctctcctggctttctgcaaactatgcaaaactgaattagttGGGAAGTCTGTTTTAagcagataggagggctgtactgtaacacAATAGtttagagagatgctttggtagggactctagactatactactgtgcactgtctgttgctgtaagtatgtccCTACTATGTAAtgtctgcattgtttaatgtgtcatgtttaaattgctttttgctttgtttcagtattgtttagttctgttttgtttcagctctgtatcagatttctgcttgttttcaaaatttctgctATCCAATATCCTGTCacgttgtttattgaatgtcctagttgTAGATCATAAACCTTGATCTACACCTTAAGTCTTAGTAAAAAAGgggggctataaataatgtaaataataaagaaataggTACCAGATAAAGAGTTGCTAAAAGCCTAGAGAAAAAGTTTCCCATCTATTTAACAGAGGGTTGATgaaatgttatttaccaggtggtaTTATTTCCATGTTTTGAAAAACTttacctgcccatttccacatgtgAAGCCtcaggacattttcctccagctTGTAGGCATCCCCAACTACACAGGCACTAGCTTTGCAACCCACCTGAACAGGGGCAGGAGGGTATGCAGAGGTGGTTATAATCTAAAccgactgggaccagcatacctgtgggaccgcctctccctgtatgtattGCAGAGAGCACTGAGATcggcaaataagaacttactggtagtccctggccccagggaggctcagctagtctcggccagggccttttcagtcctagctccaacctggtggaactctctgttgaacgacacccgggcctgccaagatcttatctttttggcaggcctgtaagacagatgttctgcTGCCAGGCATACAGTTAAGGCCAGTCTTGGGAGccttcctaccagtctcctgccaAGGGGGCTAtgaaatcatctgcccccccccataagCGTAGTCACTGGAATGTTATTAACTGTGGCCCCACCCTCTCCTCTTTTGTTTACATTATGAtcggggaaattggagggggctgccatctgaGATATTGACTGCACATGTTTTGGGAGTTTTGGATTTTTAACTgtattcaaatgttttaatgtgtattaAGCATGTTATTataccccaccctgagcctgcttatgaggagggcgggctaaaaatcaaatttaCAAATAAGCAAACTGCACATACTCTTTTGCATGCCTCTTCCCTGCTGCACTTGTAAGTGAGGACCCCTACGGATGCAtcttccccttcccaccagcCTCCTGTGACTCCTGAAATGGCCATGTGGGAGGATGGGAGAGAATGAGGGCggcagtgaggagggggaaaggaaaattaCGCCCACGTCCCTGTCTCACCAGAGGAGGAAGCTTAGAAGAGAAAGCTTCCCAGTCAGGCAAGAATAAGCAGGATGATTTTGCCCAATTCCCTCGACTCACTGCAGTTCCAGTACAGGGAACATTTTTATATGAGGTTCTCCTAATGTCTAGCATTGGCTTTTCAGGGGGGGCATGGAGGGTCCTGTGGGAAAGGATAAATAGAGAAGATCCAAGTCTGTGAGTGCCTTCCATTTATAGCTTGTAGGAACTCAACCTATATGTACACATAGGCTGTCCATTGGTTTTTGAGTTGCTGTTGGTGagatataagtattttaataaataaatgatataaaaGGTCCTCAGTTCAGTGATGGAATacagatttgggggtagagtctGTGGGGGAAAAGTTCAGAAAGAATGCATATAACATGTTTATATTATCTCACCAGTGATAAAGATGTCATCCTATTGGCCAACCTGTCCCTTCTAGTGGCAAATAACAATTGGATAGTACTCAAGCTCCTTGATGATCTCTCCCTCTTCCACTCTGCTCTCATCTGTTTTCAAAGTCTCATGAATTCAACGGCCAAATATAAGAAACATGCACGAAACTATTTCTAATGAAAAGGTGAATCTGAATCAAAATGCCTCATGAAAAGAGTTTTAACTGAGCTTAGTGGTACACCGGACCCTAAAATACTGGAGAGGTCTTTGGGGTTTCATTAATTTCCCTTATTTTAAATTATGTGAATGGTCAGTCCCTTCAGAGCTACATAAGTGTGAGTACACACATTCACAGATATTACAATTCCTATTGGTGGTTGGAATTTAAAATACCAATACATCAGTATTGTTATTCAATGTGACATCATGACAACTCCAGACTCTGTCTCATGAGTATTGGttcaggacctggcaaccccatttcTGACCCTAAATCCAACATACACGGTTAAATGCCACCAGCTAGCAATGACAAAGAGAGAAGGAAATTGGATAGTTCTCCCATTTGTGTGCAAATACTAAATGGACAGACCCTATACCAAATGCAGCATACACTTCATTCAAGACTTCTTTTATCCATATGCCAAACTTGCACATGAATAAGTCTGTGGAAGATTGTCACCCTGTATCACAGTACTGATCACCCACAAACCACACATTCAGAAGGGCAATGTTGTCTATTCCAGATGGGCTTGGTACAGGAAACAGAGTTGCTGTCTTATTAGACCAGCAATGATAACTGTTATTCTATGAACTACTCCCCTTTAATGAGATTCTGCTTATTGTTGCTCATTACATCAACATTCAGAAGCATTATTAGGGAATGGCATAGACACAATCTACTCTTTGTGTAgagaatagatgcagaggagttagccgtgttagtctgtagtaccaaaataaaagagtccagtagcacctttaagactaaccaactttattgtagcataagctttcgagaatcacagttctcttcgtcagatgcattatgCATcatggtcagatgcatctgatgaagagaactgtgattctcgaaagcttatgctacaataaagttggttagtcttaaaggtgctactggactcttgtgtaGAGAATGTTTgcatttgtgtgttttatttcctgATCTATCCCATATCAGCTCTGTGCAGCTTACAGTGGTTTTCCCGGATGTATTTATGACTtcaatttacttatttactttatacCCCACCGTTTTCCTCTAATGGAGACTCAAAGAGGCTTCTATTGtactcctttcctctattttatcctcacaacaaatctgcgatgtaggttaggatgagagcgtatatgactggcccattggcccatggtcactctgcaagcttccatggcaaggaGGGGACTTGAAtcaaggtctcccagatcctagtccagcattccaaCTGCCACACCAGATTGCTGGTCATATGGCTTTACTGACTTCAAAGGGCTCACAATGTAAATAACGTATTATAATTTAACATGATGTGAATCTGGGGCCCACAGCTCAGTTCCAGGAG
Proteins encoded in this window:
- the VHL gene encoding von Hippel-Lindau disease tumor suppressor translates to MPQEPGEEEETGQEALRGLRSVNTREPCQVIFCNRSPRLVSPIWLDFEGEPRPYPSLEPGTGRRMHSYSEHLWLFRDAGTDDSLLVNEAELFVATRNMNGRPILANITLPVFSLKERCLQVVRTLVKPVDYRKLDIVRSLYEDLEDHPDIRKDLQRLSLERNEMRKNEVHDRREDS